The following proteins are encoded in a genomic region of Oncorhynchus masou masou isolate Uvic2021 chromosome 32, UVic_Omas_1.1, whole genome shotgun sequence:
- the LOC135527085 gene encoding fibroblast growth factor-binding protein 1-like, translated as MALLTNLAVLLVISCISHELMVAKCQGSKKSGTKEKEKGEPIDREQPKPSVPSPANKDSSPRGKGVFKGKFSTKDKTQCTWVATGDDAFVLGVNCKKGETSFDCKYVAKPATCPGYESNAKAYWKQIARALKKQKKLCLDSTVLIKAGMCRKAPKEAHFKLNNTPRDVVVPRTTIQTHYSPCVSPSGAKSCTVDKKRLAEEYCAGSWSSLCTFFFSMVQNDDC; from the coding sequence ATGGCGCTCCTTACCAATTTAGCCGTCTTGCTGGTTATTTCCTGCATATCTCATGAGCTTATGGTTGCTAAATGTCAAGGATCCAAAAAAAGCGGGACGAAGGAGAAAGAAAAAGGGGAACCAATTGACAGAGAGCAACCAAAGCCCTCCGTCCCGTCTCCAGCGAATAAAGACAGCAGCCCCAGAGGAAAGGGTGTTTTCAAGGGCAAATTCTCCACCAAAGACAAGACGCAGTGCACTTGGGTTGCGACAGGTGATGATGCCTTTGTGCTTGGCGTGAACTGCAAAAAAGGGGAAACAAGTTTCGACTGCAAATATGTGGCCAAACCAGCCACTTGCCCTGGGTACGAGTCCAACGCCAAAGCCTACTGGAAACAGATTGCGCGCGCTCTAAAGAAACAGAAGAAATTATGCTTGGACTCCACTGTTTTGATTAAAGCAGGAATGTGCAGAAAAGCTCCCAAGGAAGCCCATTTCAAACTTAACAATACACCCAGAGATGTTGTTGTTCCGAGGACTACCATTCAGACACATTATTCTCCTTGTGTCTCCCCATCGGGTGCCAAATCTTGCACGGTTGATAAGAAGAGACTGGCGGAAGAATATTGCGCGGGTTCGTGGTCGAGTTTGTGTACTTTCTTTTTCTCCATGGTCCAGAATGATGATTGTTGA
- the LOC135526516 gene encoding protein piccolo-like has product MPSLCAKPINSKRDPQLLQSQSHSLSHTQASGITMWTRAGALLLLACCLWAVEGQNENGNTRAGNGGAATAAAENRKSVWEDPIQFNNKAKDFCTMSVTGQGNVTRLRILCQGAERTYWCEYTGKPQMCRPYNNNPHHYFTQIMWDLRKLQNACQAPKAIKPQMCKRAPEDAQMVFSASSTPEAAPAAIPEKPEKAQEPNQAKPETPKVPFTKQAKPAPTKPEAKSARPEQARPEKTKPEKARPEPAEPEARPAPTKPEKAQTEARPAPTKSLQSRPEQAKPAAAKPAAAKPAASKPASSKPAGSKPVKPAVNKTAVLKKLLTPKPTTLKPTKPTVKSNAKQLAQEYCWRSLQGICSYVIDWFQN; this is encoded by the coding sequence ATGCCCTCTTTGTGTGCAAAGCCCATAAATAGCAAGAGGGACCCTCAGCTTCTACAGTCCcaatctcactccctctctcacactcaagCATCTGGTATAACCATGTGGACTCGGGCCGGTGCACTGCTGCTCCTCGCCTGCTGTCTCTGGGCAGTGGAGGGACAGAATGAGAATGGCAACACGAGGGCAGGCAATGGtggtgctgctactgctgctgcagaGAACAGGAAGAGTGTCTGGGAGGACCCCATCCAGTTCAACAACAAGGCAAAGGACTTCTGCACCATGAGTGTCACCGGCCAGGGAAATGTCACCAGGCTGAGGATACTGTGCCAGGGTGCCGAGAGAACATACTGGTGCGAGTACACGGGTAAGCCCCAGATGTGCCGTCCCTACAACAACAACCCTCACCACTATTTCACCCAGATCATGTGGGACCTGAGGAAACTACAAAACGCCTGCCAGGCACCCAAAGCTATCAAGCCTCAAATGTGCAAGAGGGCACCCGAAGACGCACAGATGGTGTTCTCTGCTTCCTCCACGCCAGAGGCCGCACCAGCAGCAATCCCTGAAAAGCCAGAGAAAGCCCAAGAGCCAAACCAGGCAAAACCAGAGACCCCCAAGGTACCATTCACCAAGCAGGCTAAGCCAGCCCCAACCAAGCCTGAAGCTAAATCAGCAAGACCAGAGCAGGCAAGGCCGGAGAAAACTAAACCAGAGAAAGCCAGGCCAGAGCCAGCAGAACCAGAAGCAAGACCAGCACCTACAAAACCTGAAAAAGCCCAAACAGAAGCAAGACCAGCACCTACAAAGTCACTGCAATCCAGACCTGAGCAGGCAAAACCAGCAGCCGCAAAACCAGCAGCAGCAAAACCAGCAGCTTCAAAACCAGCAAGCTCAAAACCAGCAGGCTCAAAACCAGTCAAGCCAGCAGTGAACAAGACAGCTGTTCTAAAAAAGCTTCTGACCCCCAAACCAACCACTCTGAAACCAACCAAGCCCACTGTCAAGAGCAATGCCAAACAGCTGGCACAAGAGTATTGTTGGCGGTCACTCCAAGGAATCTGTTCCTATGTCATTGATTGGTTTCAGAACTAA